Part of the Flavobacterium alkalisoli genome is shown below.
GTTTCTCATAGTTCGGGTACTTTTATGCAGGAGTCTATAGAACGCAACAAGGCACTTATTGCTAATGAGGAGTCGGCTATAGATTCTATTATTAAAAAGAGTCCGGAGCATAAATACCATGCAGCCGACAAAGGTTACTGGTACCGCTATGATATAGAAAACACTACAGATACCATTACACCTAAACGTGGTGACATTGCCTATTATACTTATGATATAAAAGATATAAAAGGTAATGTGATTTATACCGAACAAGAATTAAAACCTCAGGTATACTATGTAGATAAGGAAGATATCATGGCAGGCCTTAGATATGGTATAAAGCTTATGAACAAAGGTGAGAAAGTAACTTTCCTGTTTCCTTCAAACCTTGGTTACGGCTACAGGGGCGACCTAAACAAGATAGGTACTAATCAGCCTTTAATG
Proteins encoded:
- the gldI gene encoding gliding motility-associated peptidyl-prolyl isomerase GldI produces the protein MKKTFLLPLAFIAILITACSKQQARYPVSHSSGTFMQESIERNKALIANEESAIDSIIKKSPEHKYHAADKGYWYRYDIENTTDTITPKRGDIAYYTYDIKDIKGNVIYTEQELKPQVYYVDKEDIMAGLRYGIKLMNKGEKVTFLFPSNLGYGYRGDLNKIGTNQPLMCTVTLNDIKPDDTKKN